A stretch of Corallococcus macrosporus DNA encodes these proteins:
- a CDS encoding OPT/YSL family transporter, which produces MSASPGHPAAPPEVAVGPVEPVPVTAAELGLAGPAASQGREWTARSLGMGLLIGALLAVTNLYMGMKTGWWDSGSITATVLGFSGLAAYGRRRGVPYTPLENNLTQTAASAVGAMPASAGLLGALPALALLGTGVPGWGIAAWGLVLGVVGVLVAGLLRRRLLEQEALPFPTGIATAELISTLHAATPTEAQGTPASRGRTLLGAGVVAMVLTWMRDARGWLPGMVALPGRVGGVPLESLTWGVGMSPMLLAVGMMTGLQLALSMLLGSGVAWGVLAPWLVDTGGVATAAYEPLSSWLMWPGVGLMVGASVVSLLAQARDFLGAAKDLRSVGASRSGMPRWSLGVAAVACVLAVVLGGVLFGLGVPSMLLALALVVPLCAVCARGAGQTDVSPVTQMGNLTQVVFGALRPGTLSANVAAGSVVAGAAAQTGVSLWSLKAGHLLGASASRQLAAQLVGVVVGAVVTVPAYLLLVDAYGVGTAVLPVPAAAQFRAVAEVSVRGLAGLPPYAGWGALVGCAVGALLTLAARGRAARWLPSPVAMGIGFITPAYFAVTLCLGAGLTALARKWSPKATDAHVPPLESGALVGESLMGLLIAATTALSRSA; this is translated from the coding sequence ATGAGCGCCTCCCCCGGTCACCCCGCGGCTCCTCCCGAGGTCGCGGTGGGACCGGTGGAGCCGGTGCCCGTGACGGCGGCGGAGCTGGGGCTCGCGGGGCCGGCGGCCTCCCAGGGCCGGGAGTGGACGGCCCGGTCGCTGGGGATGGGGTTGCTCATCGGCGCGCTCTTGGCCGTCACCAACCTCTACATGGGGATGAAGACGGGCTGGTGGGACTCGGGTTCCATCACCGCGACGGTGCTGGGCTTCAGCGGCCTGGCGGCCTATGGGCGCAGGCGGGGCGTGCCGTACACGCCGCTGGAGAACAACCTCACGCAGACGGCCGCGTCCGCGGTGGGCGCGATGCCCGCGTCGGCGGGGCTGCTGGGCGCGCTGCCGGCGCTGGCCCTGCTGGGCACGGGCGTGCCGGGCTGGGGCATCGCGGCGTGGGGCCTGGTGCTGGGCGTCGTGGGCGTGCTGGTGGCGGGACTGTTGCGGCGGCGCCTGCTGGAGCAGGAGGCCCTGCCGTTCCCCACGGGTATCGCCACGGCGGAGCTGATTTCGACGCTGCACGCGGCCACGCCCACGGAGGCGCAGGGCACGCCCGCGAGCCGGGGCCGGACGCTGCTGGGCGCTGGCGTGGTGGCGATGGTGCTCACGTGGATGCGCGATGCGCGCGGGTGGCTGCCGGGGATGGTGGCGCTGCCGGGCCGCGTGGGCGGCGTCCCGCTGGAGTCGCTGACGTGGGGCGTGGGGATGAGCCCCATGCTCCTGGCCGTCGGGATGATGACGGGCCTGCAGCTCGCGCTGAGCATGTTGCTGGGCTCGGGGGTGGCGTGGGGCGTGCTCGCGCCGTGGCTCGTGGACACGGGTGGGGTGGCGACGGCCGCGTACGAGCCGCTGTCCTCCTGGCTGATGTGGCCCGGCGTGGGCCTGATGGTGGGCGCGTCGGTGGTGTCGCTGCTGGCGCAGGCGAGGGACTTCCTGGGCGCGGCGAAGGACCTGCGCTCGGTGGGCGCGAGCCGCAGCGGGATGCCCCGGTGGAGCCTGGGCGTGGCGGCGGTGGCGTGCGTGCTGGCGGTGGTGCTGGGCGGGGTGCTGTTCGGGCTGGGCGTGCCGTCGATGCTGCTGGCGCTCGCGCTGGTGGTGCCGCTGTGCGCGGTGTGTGCTCGCGGCGCGGGGCAGACGGACGTGTCGCCGGTGACGCAGATGGGGAACCTCACGCAGGTCGTCTTCGGCGCGCTGCGGCCCGGGACGCTGTCGGCCAACGTGGCGGCGGGCTCGGTGGTGGCGGGCGCGGCGGCGCAGACGGGCGTGAGCCTGTGGTCGCTGAAGGCGGGGCACCTGCTGGGCGCGTCGGCGTCGAGGCAGCTCGCCGCGCAGCTGGTGGGCGTGGTGGTGGGTGCGGTGGTGACGGTGCCGGCCTACCTGCTGCTGGTGGATGCGTACGGGGTGGGAACGGCGGTGTTGCCGGTGCCCGCGGCCGCGCAGTTCCGGGCGGTGGCGGAGGTGTCCGTGCGAGGACTGGCGGGCCTGCCGCCCTACGCGGGCTGGGGCGCGCTGGTGGGCTGCGCGGTGGGAGCGCTGTTGACGCTGGCCGCGAGGGGCCGGGCGGCACGGTGGCTGCCGTCGCCGGTGGCCATGGGCATCGGCTTCATCACGCCGGCCTACTTCGCGGTGACGCTGTGCCTGGGCGCGGGGCTGACGGCGCTCGCGCGCAAGTGGTCGCCCAAGGCCACGGATGCGCACGTGCCGCCGCTGGAGTCCGGAGCGCTGGTGGGCGAGTCCCTGATGGGGCTCCTCATCGCCGCGACGACGGCGCTCTCCCGGTCGGCGTAG
- a CDS encoding serine/threonine-protein kinase, which translates to MAADSESTFRIQARAAANAQDKAHDTPLRPERGPGTLAGEYVLKGMLAAGGHGSVYEAEHRILGRHAAVKVLHSHLADQGEMLQRFVREARVVNQIHHPNIVDVYDFGLMPDGSPYYVMELLSGRTLSQVVQERGRLSASRALAYLEPICGALEAAHRAGVVHRDLKSSNILVVEEGEKPRLKLLDFGIAKLIQQEPGQEGLTTAGQRLGTAHAMAPEQFRGGRIGPPTDVYALGVLLYQLLTGRYPFQSDDRLELERMHLEAPPPRPSVRAPVSPAMDAVVLRCLDKDATRRYPSVNAFLTALREAAEEPGQVEGQTRAVIAVNAEVVLPSMDQDDDTLYAALAGVLDTLEQGLRAEGFLLALQTGTTLLGVRPLSADTTPAQTLQALRDLHAEAQRLAESAQARVHLCIHHGEAETRGEAGEAEVVGGPVTHVATWNVRDPGGFAITRPAAQLLEGPPPQ; encoded by the coding sequence ATGGCGGCGGACTCCGAGAGCACCTTCCGCATCCAGGCGCGCGCGGCCGCGAACGCCCAGGACAAGGCGCACGACACACCCCTCCGTCCCGAGCGCGGGCCGGGCACGCTCGCGGGCGAGTACGTGCTCAAGGGCATGCTGGCCGCCGGCGGCCACGGCAGCGTCTATGAGGCGGAGCACCGCATCCTGGGGCGGCACGCGGCGGTGAAGGTGCTGCACTCGCACCTGGCGGACCAGGGGGAGATGCTCCAGCGCTTCGTGCGCGAGGCGCGCGTCGTCAATCAGATCCACCACCCGAACATCGTGGACGTCTACGACTTCGGGCTGATGCCGGACGGCAGCCCCTACTACGTGATGGAGCTGCTCTCCGGGCGCACCCTGAGCCAGGTGGTGCAGGAGCGCGGGCGGCTGTCCGCGTCCCGCGCGCTGGCGTACCTGGAGCCCATCTGCGGCGCGCTGGAGGCGGCGCACCGCGCGGGCGTCGTGCACCGCGACCTGAAGTCCTCCAACATCCTCGTCGTGGAGGAGGGGGAGAAGCCCCGGCTGAAGCTGCTCGACTTCGGCATCGCGAAGCTGATCCAGCAGGAGCCCGGCCAGGAGGGGCTCACCACCGCGGGCCAGCGCCTGGGCACCGCGCACGCGATGGCGCCCGAGCAGTTCCGGGGCGGACGCATCGGGCCGCCCACGGACGTGTACGCGCTGGGCGTGCTGCTCTACCAGTTGCTCACCGGCCGCTACCCGTTCCAGTCCGATGACCGGCTGGAGCTGGAGCGGATGCACCTGGAGGCCCCGCCGCCGCGCCCCAGCGTGCGCGCGCCGGTGTCCCCTGCCATGGACGCGGTGGTGCTGCGCTGCCTGGACAAGGACGCCACCCGCCGCTACCCCAGCGTGAACGCCTTCCTCACCGCCCTGCGCGAGGCCGCCGAGGAGCCCGGCCAGGTGGAGGGCCAGACGCGCGCCGTGATCGCGGTGAACGCGGAGGTGGTGCTGCCCTCCATGGACCAGGACGACGACACGCTGTACGCCGCGCTCGCGGGCGTGCTGGACACGCTGGAGCAGGGGCTGCGCGCGGAGGGCTTCCTCCTGGCGCTCCAGACGGGCACCACGCTCCTGGGCGTGCGGCCCCTGTCCGCTGACACCACGCCCGCCCAGACGCTTCAGGCCCTGCGCGACCTGCACGCGGAGGCCCAGCGGCTGGCGGAGTCCGCCCAGGCCCGCGTCCACCTCTGCATCCACCATGGCGAGGCGGAGACGCGCGGCGAGGCCGGGGAGGCCGAGGTGGTAGGCGGCCCGGTCACGCATGTGGCAACCTGGAACGTAAGGGACCCCGGTGGCTTCGCCATCACCCGTCCCGCCGCGCAGCTGCTCGAAGGTCCTCCCCCGCAGTGA
- a CDS encoding sensor histidine kinase, translated as MTLRAKVGRLAAMTRRRGMLRQAFERLGPKSRCAVETPCADNRLLEETVRERTAALEAANAKLSSSLEQLHATQTQLLFADRLIALGRIAAGVGHEINNPLAFILSNLEYIHQELQQKERLSEQDRQEILEALAETRDGAERIRLIVRDLQTLSRAEDVGSGPAELAAVVRTAAKMAMHELRHRARLVVECDGVPPVQGNGSRLGQVFLNLLLNAAQSISPGNAEGNEVRVVARPGEPGHVLVEVRDTGCGIAPEHRERIFDPFFTTKPLGVGTGLGLAVCHGIVTSLGGTLTMESTPGRGSVFRVSLPVAGAFVQSPRSQADWT; from the coding sequence ATGACGTTACGAGCGAAGGTCGGGCGGTTGGCGGCGATGACGCGGCGGCGGGGCATGCTCCGTCAGGCCTTCGAGCGCCTGGGTCCCAAGAGCCGGTGCGCCGTGGAGACGCCCTGCGCGGACAACCGGCTGCTGGAGGAGACGGTGCGCGAGCGCACCGCGGCGCTGGAGGCCGCCAACGCGAAGCTGTCCAGCAGCCTGGAGCAGCTGCACGCGACACAGACCCAGCTGCTCTTCGCGGACCGGCTCATCGCGCTGGGGCGCATCGCGGCGGGCGTGGGACATGAAATCAACAACCCGCTGGCCTTCATCCTCAGCAACCTGGAGTACATCCACCAGGAGCTGCAGCAGAAGGAGCGCCTGTCGGAGCAGGACCGGCAGGAGATATTGGAAGCGCTGGCGGAGACGCGCGACGGCGCGGAGCGCATCCGGCTCATCGTGCGCGACCTGCAGACGCTGTCGCGCGCGGAGGACGTGGGCAGCGGGCCCGCGGAATTGGCCGCGGTGGTGCGCACGGCGGCGAAGATGGCCATGCACGAGCTGCGGCACCGCGCGCGGCTGGTGGTGGAGTGCGACGGCGTGCCGCCGGTGCAGGGCAACGGCTCGCGGCTGGGCCAGGTGTTCCTCAACCTGCTGCTCAACGCGGCGCAGTCCATCTCGCCGGGCAACGCGGAGGGAAACGAGGTGCGCGTGGTGGCGCGCCCCGGGGAGCCAGGCCACGTGCTGGTGGAGGTGCGCGACACCGGCTGCGGCATCGCGCCGGAGCACCGCGAGCGCATCTTCGACCCCTTCTTCACCACCAAGCCGCTGGGCGTGGGCACCGGGCTGGGGCTCGCGGTGTGCCATGGCATCGTCACCTCGCTGGGCGGCACGCTGACCATGGAGAGCACGCCCGGCCGGGGCAGCGTCTTCCGCGTGTCGCTGCCGGTGGCGGGCGCCTTCGTGCAGTCGCCGCGCTCGCAGGCCGACTGGACCTGA
- a CDS encoding PAS domain S-box protein: protein MTLVDELTTCAGQSMTAPSSTGACLILISTTTPAAIGKAYKLEPGEHVIGRGSEAEVRIDDHGVSRKHARILRKPDGSCLVTDLESTNGTFLNGLPVSTAELQEGDRLQVGTVTVFRFSRREVLEQREEQLRQALSAARVGIWDWNAKSGQVTWSEHVDRLLGLAVGKLSGRAMDLEEVVHPADLPRLRAGLATALQQRSQVDVEYRIEPPGSGFRWISCKGDVLLDAAGQPARVTGTVMDITARKQAEQELHRQALIFESISDGVVITDLAGGVIDWNTSAERMFGRSRKEAMGQTLFSVLHPGEPDRLTGAILTALEVHGRWSGELEFRRADGMACVCESVVVPLRDAEGRVIANIMVHRDLSERRQLQARLVVADRLASVGTLGAGVAHEINNPLAYMLVNLHLIREGLEKLEAQGAPSQPVASIQQLVRETTEGAERIATIVRDLKVFARGEQESRPMPVDVRRSVELACKMADNVIRHRARLVTEFEPVPAVEASEARLCQVFLNLLLNAAQAIPEDPSSVTEHEIRAIIRPGEPGKVVVEVRDTGVGMTPEVLGRIFDPFFTTKAVGVGTGLGLSICHGIVESMGGSIHAESTPGQGSTFRVVLRSAAHEVDPYPRLSATAPAGARARILVVDDEPNVTVALQRSLATEHEVSTANSAQAALRLVNEGGRFDLILCDVMMPGMTGMDLYFELGRSAPEQAGRMVFMTGGAFTPRTTSFLRDVPNLKLSKPLDLAQLRELVGRSAEASR, encoded by the coding sequence ATGACGTTGGTGGACGAGCTCACGACCTGCGCGGGCCAGTCGATGACGGCCCCGTCCTCGACCGGGGCGTGCCTCATCCTCATCAGCACCACCACGCCGGCGGCCATCGGCAAGGCGTACAAGCTGGAGCCGGGCGAGCACGTCATCGGGCGCGGCTCGGAGGCGGAGGTGCGCATCGACGACCACGGGGTGTCGCGCAAGCACGCGCGCATCCTGCGCAAGCCGGACGGCTCGTGCCTCGTCACCGACCTGGAGTCCACCAACGGCACGTTCCTCAACGGGCTGCCGGTGTCCACCGCGGAGCTGCAGGAGGGCGACCGGCTCCAGGTGGGCACGGTGACGGTGTTCCGCTTCTCCCGGCGCGAGGTGCTGGAGCAGCGCGAGGAGCAGCTGCGCCAGGCGCTGTCCGCCGCGCGCGTGGGCATCTGGGACTGGAACGCGAAGAGCGGGCAGGTGACGTGGAGCGAGCACGTGGACCGGCTCCTGGGCCTGGCGGTGGGCAAGCTGTCCGGCCGCGCCATGGACCTGGAGGAGGTGGTGCACCCGGCGGACCTGCCCCGGCTGCGCGCGGGCCTGGCCACGGCGCTCCAGCAGCGCTCGCAGGTGGACGTGGAGTACCGCATCGAGCCCCCGGGCAGCGGCTTCCGCTGGATTTCGTGCAAGGGCGACGTGCTCCTGGACGCGGCGGGGCAGCCCGCGCGGGTGACAGGCACGGTGATGGACATCACCGCGCGCAAGCAGGCGGAGCAGGAGCTGCACCGCCAGGCGCTCATCTTCGAGAGCATCTCCGACGGCGTCGTCATCACGGACCTGGCGGGTGGCGTGATTGACTGGAACACCAGCGCGGAACGGATGTTCGGCCGAAGCCGCAAGGAGGCCATGGGGCAGACGCTCTTCAGCGTGCTGCACCCGGGTGAGCCGGACCGGCTGACGGGCGCCATCCTCACCGCGCTGGAGGTGCACGGGCGCTGGAGCGGGGAGCTGGAGTTCCGCCGCGCGGACGGCATGGCGTGCGTCTGCGAGTCCGTGGTGGTGCCGCTGCGCGACGCCGAAGGGCGCGTCATCGCGAACATCATGGTGCACCGCGACCTGAGCGAGCGCCGGCAGCTCCAGGCGCGGCTGGTGGTGGCGGACCGGCTGGCCAGCGTGGGCACGCTGGGCGCGGGCGTGGCGCACGAAATCAACAACCCGCTGGCGTACATGCTGGTGAACCTGCACCTCATCCGCGAGGGGCTGGAGAAGCTGGAGGCTCAAGGAGCGCCGTCGCAGCCGGTGGCCTCCATCCAGCAACTGGTGCGTGAGACGACCGAGGGCGCGGAGCGCATCGCGACCATCGTGCGGGACCTGAAGGTCTTCGCGCGGGGCGAGCAGGAGTCGCGCCCCATGCCGGTGGACGTGCGCCGCTCGGTGGAGCTGGCGTGCAAGATGGCGGACAACGTCATCCGCCACCGCGCGCGGCTGGTGACGGAGTTCGAGCCGGTGCCCGCGGTGGAGGCGAGCGAGGCGCGGCTGTGCCAGGTGTTCCTCAACCTGCTGCTCAACGCGGCGCAGGCCATCCCGGAGGACCCTTCCTCCGTCACCGAGCACGAGATTCGCGCCATCATCCGTCCGGGCGAGCCGGGCAAGGTGGTGGTGGAGGTGCGCGACACCGGCGTGGGCATGACGCCGGAGGTGCTGGGGCGCATCTTCGACCCGTTCTTCACCACGAAGGCGGTGGGCGTGGGCACGGGGCTGGGACTGTCCATCTGCCACGGCATCGTGGAGTCCATGGGCGGCTCCATCCACGCGGAGAGCACGCCGGGCCAGGGCAGCACGTTCCGCGTGGTGCTGCGCTCGGCGGCGCACGAGGTGGACCCCTATCCCCGGCTGTCGGCGACGGCGCCGGCGGGGGCGCGGGCGCGCATTCTGGTGGTGGATGACGAGCCGAACGTGACGGTGGCGCTGCAGCGCTCGCTGGCGACGGAGCACGAGGTGTCCACGGCGAACAGCGCGCAGGCGGCGCTGCGGCTGGTGAACGAGGGCGGCCGCTTCGACCTCATCCTCTGCGACGTGATGATGCCGGGGATGACGGGCATGGACCTGTACTTCGAGCTGGGGCGCTCGGCGCCGGAACAGGCGGGGCGCATGGTGTTCATGACGGGTGGCGCGTTCACGCCGCGCACGACGTCGTTCCTGCGGGACGTGCCGAACCTCAAGCTGAGCAAGCCGCTGGACCTGGCGCAGCTGCGTGAGCTGGTGGGACGCTCGGCGGAGGCGTCACGATGA
- a CDS encoding TetR/AcrR family transcriptional regulator gives MAPRRPAKPAAPRKRRTPEEAREAILQAAEPLLVEQGPDRVGLQAVAKAAGVSHALVTHYFGTYEALVREVLLRRNELLAASFREQLLTLDTPPSAGALLERFFTIVQQGQHSRLMAWALLTGRTEHMPLASAQGLRLLADALEFQAGRVAEAQGTTAPSRDAVDMTLVVALCASQWFMLGREVLLPVLGRPVDAASDALFRDVLGGMLQGALGVKPPGGG, from the coding sequence GAAGCCCGCAGCACCCCGCAAGCGGCGCACGCCAGAAGAGGCACGCGAGGCCATCCTCCAGGCCGCCGAGCCGCTGCTCGTGGAGCAGGGGCCGGACCGGGTGGGGCTCCAGGCGGTGGCGAAGGCGGCGGGGGTGAGCCATGCGCTCGTCACGCACTACTTCGGCACCTACGAGGCCCTGGTGCGCGAGGTGCTCCTGCGCCGCAACGAGCTGCTGGCGGCGTCCTTCCGGGAGCAGTTGCTCACGCTGGACACGCCGCCCAGCGCTGGAGCGCTGCTGGAGCGCTTCTTCACCATCGTGCAGCAGGGGCAGCACAGCCGGCTGATGGCCTGGGCGCTGCTCACCGGGCGCACCGAGCACATGCCGCTGGCGAGCGCGCAGGGCCTGCGGCTGCTGGCGGACGCGCTGGAGTTCCAGGCGGGCCGCGTGGCGGAAGCGCAGGGCACGACCGCGCCGTCGCGCGACGCGGTGGACATGACGCTGGTCGTGGCGCTGTGCGCGTCGCAGTGGTTCATGCTCGGGCGGGAGGTGCTGCTGCCCGTGCTGGGCCGCCCCGTGGACGCGGCGTCGGACGCGCTCTTCCGCGACGTGCTGGGCGGGATGCTCCAGGGGGCGCTTGGCGTGAAGCCGCCCGGCGGAGGCTGA